Genomic segment of Anaerolineae bacterium:
CCATTGCCGGTGAAGGCCTGCCCCTGCCCCTGGCCCACCAACTGATTGACCTGGCCCGGTTTTATGATCTGGCCCTAAATCTTTACTATGATGGTAAAGTTTATGCCGAAAAAGTGACGGCCCAGAGCCGGACGATGTTCAACCAGACCGGGGCGCTTTTGGAGCAGGTAGCCGATCTTAAAGAGGCAACAACGTCTGCTCCCGTTAAAGGCATGATTATCCATCCCGCCGCGGAAGCCGAAGCCATGACGGCTCAATTACGGGCGGAGTTGGGCGACAACGTGAGCGTGTTTCGCTCCCTGGATTACGTGATCGAGGTCACGTCGCCCAACGTATCCAAGGGAAAGGCCCTGGCCCGGCTGGCCACTTATTACCATATTCCCCAAAGCCAGGTGATGGCCATTGGCGATCAGGACAACGACGTGGAGATGATTGCCTGGGCCGGCCTGGGTGTGGCTATGGGCAACGCCAGCCCCGGGGCCAAAGCCGCCGCCGATTACATTGCGCCGTCGGTGCAGGCAGAAGGCGCGGCCTGGGCCATTGAACGTTTTATACTGGGGGAACAATGAAATGAGCCAGATCTTATCCGCTGCTTCGCCCAAAGCCATCAGGCTGGCCCGCCGCCTGCTGCAAGAAGGAGGGGTGGTTGCTTTTCCCACCGATACCGTTTACGGAGTGGGGGCCAATGCTTTTGAACGTTTTGCCGTGCGCCAGATTTTTACCGTCAAACAGCGGCCCCAACACAAATCGCTGCCGGTGTTCATTTACCAAATTGACGACCTCAACCTGGTGGCCCGCGCTGTGCCCAACCGGGCCTGGCCCTTGCTGCAAAAGTTTTGGCCGGGCGCGCTGACCGTGGTGCTGCCTAAAAATCCCGCCCTGCCCCGCGACGTGACCGCCGGGCAAGAGACTGTGGCCGTTCGCATCCCCGACCATCCGGTGTGCCTGGAATTGGTCATCCGGCTGGGCCGTCCCCTGGCCGTTACCAGCGCCAACCTGTCGGGCCGGCCTACCCCGGTCACGGCCCAGGGCGTGGCCGAACAGTTGGGAGAAAGCCTGCCGCTGGTGCTGGATGGCGGTCCCAGCCCTGCCGCCCGGCCCTCTACCATCATTGACCTGAGCCGCACGCCGCCCCGCCTGCTGCGGCAGGGGCCAATTAGCGCGGCGGCCCTGCGAGAGTTTTTGCCGGATTTGCAAACAGATGAGGACAGTTAATTTTTGAAAAGAGATAGCCTAAAGCCCGTTGAACCGATTTTGGTGGTAGAACTCTTTCCCCGAGAAAGAGACCACTTGCTGACCCTCCTGGCCCGATTGTCGCCTGAAGAGTGGAACAGACCCACTGCCTGCGCCGGTTGGTCGGTGAAGGATGTGGCTCTGCACTTGTTAGGGGACGACATCGGCCTGCTTTCCAGAGCGCCCGACTTTAAATTTAAGCCGATAGCGGGAGTAGAGAGTTGGCAGGATTTAGTGGCCTTTATCAACCACAATAACAAATTATGGGTGCAGGCCATGCGGCGCATGAGCACCGGCCTGTTGGTCGAACTCTTGGCCTTTACCGGCCAAAAAGTTTACCAACGCCTCCGTTCGCTTGATCTATTTGCTTTGGGGTCGCCTGTGAGTTGGGCCGGCCCCCATCTGGCCCCCATCTGGCTGGACGTAGCCCGGGAGTACACGGAGCGCTGGATGCACCACCAGCATATTCGAGAGGCGGTGCATCAACCCGGTCTCAAGGAACCATCCTTCTTTGGGCCGGTGTTGGCTACCTTTGGGCGAGCTTTGCCCCATACCTACCGCACCATTGCGGCCCCCAAAGGGGCAGTGATAAAGGTGGTCATTTCCGGCGAAGCCGGGGGAACCTGGCTTCTGCTGAAAGAAGACGAAGGCTGGGGACTCTACCAGGGGCAGGCTGAAAATTTCAACACTCTGGTTACCATGGACCAGGAGTTTACCTGGCGCTTGTTCACCAAAGGTATCCGTCGAGATGAAGCCGAAAAAAGTATCTTGATTGAGGGTAATCGCGCCTTGGCCCTGCCGATTCTTGACGCAGTGGCCATTATTGCCTGAAAAACGAACCCGCGTTACTACTTCAGCCCCATGTCATTTCGAGGCCGTAGGCCGAGAAATCTCCTTATTCAAGGGACGGCTTCAAGAAGATTTCTCCCTTCGGTCGAAATGACATGCCTGAGCAGTTACGAACCCTCAATAAAAACTCAATCTAACAGAACCTGTTTCAGCATTTCCAGGCTGATATTTCCGCCGCAAATTACAATAACCACATTTTGACCGGCCCATCGGTGGCGGGTTTTTACATAGGCCGCCACCGCAACCGCCGCCGCCCCTTCGATGAGCATGTGTTCTGTTTCTATAAACAGCCGTAAACTTTCCTTGATCTCAGCTTCCGTAACCGTCACATATTCATCCACCAACTCCTGGCATAACTCAAATGTGATCGAGCCGGCCTCCACTCCCCCCGCCGTCCCATCGGACAGGGTAGGCCGCGAGGGCACATCCATTATTTTACCCGCCTGCACCGATTGAATCATGACCTGCGAATTTTCAGGCGAACAAGCAATGATTTGCACATCGGGCTGAACAGCTTTGAGATAGCCGGCAATGCCGGAAATCAACCCTCCCCCACCCAGGGAAACAAACACCGCGCCTATCCGCTCAAGCTGGCGGGTCAACTCAAGGCCAATGGTCCCCTGTCCACCGATCACTTGCGCGTCGTTGTAGGGCGGCACGTAAACCAGCTCATGCTCAACCGCAAATTGGCGCGCGTAATATTCGGTTTCCATACAATCCTGGCCGTAATAACGCACAGTGGCGCCAAGCCGCTCAATGGCCTGGACTTTAACCGGGCTGGCGTTTTCTGGAACAAAAACCAGCCCGGTAGCGTGGACCGTCTGCGCGCTACGGGCCACCGCTGCGCCGTGATTGCCCGTGGAAGCCGTCACCACCCCCCGTTCTCGTGCCGCCGCCGTTAAGGAGAGAACCTTGTTCATCGCGCCCCGCGCCTTGAAAGAGCCGGTATATTGCAGATTTTCCAATTTGCAGTAAACCTTGGCCCGGCCCAGCTGGCTAAGGTAAGGGGAATAGGCCAGCATGGTTTCCCGCGTATAGGCTCGAATGCGCGTTTCGGCGCGTAATATTTCATTCAAAATGTCCACGGCTGCCCCTTTTAACAGATGATCAGATTGGGCGTCATTATAAAACACCTGATGGGAAGGGCAAATGGGTGAACAGGTCAGAACAAGACCGGGAATTTAGGCAATATTAATTCATCTGGTAAAATACGTGCGGCAAAGGCCCAGGTAACAGCAAAGGTTTCTATTTCTACTGAGTATAATCATTCATTGAGGAATTACCCGCTGCCAAAGTATTCTTTAACCCCGGAAAGGTAACTATGCCAACCATTAGCCGTCTGGTTATTGCGAACGTTTTTCTGTTAATTTTTAGCCTGTTTATTCTGTTCTGGCCGCCGTCAATCCAGGCCGATACGCCGCTGCCGCCCGTTAACCAAACAGACGCCCTCTCCCCAAAAATCACTGCCGCCGCCTCTCTTTCACCCACCCATACCCTGCCTTCTACCTATATTAAAGGGCTGTACCTTACTTACCACGCCATTGGCCACGAGGGTTTGCGCTCGCATGCCTTTGACCTGATTGAAAAAACCGAACTCAATGCCGTGGTCATTGACATCAAGGGTGATTTGGGTGTGCTGACTTACCCCAGCGACGTTATCACCGCCACCGCCATTGGGGCCAACAACGCGCCCACCCTGAGAGACTGGCCTGCGCTCATGCAATATTTGGATGAGCGCAACATCTACGCCATTGCCCGGATTGTGGTGTTCAAAGATAATTACCTGGCCCGCGCCCATCCCGAATGGGCCGTGAAGGATGCCTCTGGCCAGTTGTGGCTGGATCGAGAAGACCTGCCCTGGCTGGAAGCCTTTCATCAAGAAGTGTGGGACTACAACGTGGCCCTGGCGGTTGAAGCGGCCCAACGCGGCTTTGACGAGATTCAATTTGATTACGTGCGCTTCCCCACCGACGGCTCCATCAGCCAGATTAGTTACTCCCAACCGGCCGACACCCCGGAAGCCCGCACCAAAGCCATCAACGGTTTTCTGGCCACAGCAGAAGCCGCCTTAGCACCTTATCCGGTCAAACTGGCGGTTGATGTTTTTGGCTATACCACCTGGCACAAAGGCGACTTTCGCATTGGCCAGGATTTGGCGCAGATGGCCCGCTATCTTGACGTGTTATCGCCCATGCTTTATCCCTCTACTTTTGACCACGGCCTGGACGGCATGCCCGGCTACGAGTTTGCCGTTGACTTTCCCTACGAGATTGTGTACGAGAGCATGCTTCGCGTTATCCCCAGAGTTAAGGCAACTAACCCCAATATTGTGGTCCGGCCCTGGCTGCAAGATTTTCCCGACTATGGATTTGACCGGCGCATTTTCACCCCCGACGAGGTGCGGGAGCAGATGTTTGCCGCCTACGATACCGGCGGCGGCGGCTGGATGCTGTGGGACCCGCGCATCAAGTACACCCCTGCCGCCCTGGTCACCGCCGACGCGCTCTACCCGCCCAATGAAAACGGCCAGATTATGATTTTACGCTATCAAGATTTCACCGGCGAAGCGGGGGCAGAAACTGAAAGGACGCGCAGCCTGACCGGCTTTCGGCAAGACCTGGAACAGTTGTGGGCTGCCGGTTATTACCCCGTTAATTTGCGCGATCTGGCGGTGGGCAACTGGAAGTTTCGCCGGGATATTGACGACCGCCTCGAACAGAGCGCCTTGCCGCCCATCCAGGCCGGGGCCTTACTGGAGCGCAATTTGCATTACGTTCCCGCCGGCAAACGCCCGGTGGTGTTGACCTTTGACGGCGTCCAGGCCGGCCAGTACCGCCTGCTGGCCGATGGCGCGCTCGATCCCCAATCGGCGTTAGGAGTGCTTTATGATTTTCATCTGGCGCATCCGGCGGATTGGCCACTGCGGGCCACCTTTTTTGTCAACCCTCAAGCCAACGACGCAACTGACCAACTTTTTGGCCAGCCGGAATTTGCCCAACAAAAGCTGCAAACTTTGGTGGAGTGGGGCATGGAGGTGGGTCATTATATTCCCCCGCAGCCTGGCCTGGCTACCACCTCTTTTCAGGATTTTCGACGCCAACTGGACCGCAACCAAGCCCTGATTGAAGCCACCCTTCCTGATTATCAAGTTGACTCGCTGGCTTTCCCCCTGGAACAGGGATCCCGCTCCCGGAATCTGGCCAGACAAAAATTTTATAATAACCTGCTTCAAAATTATAATGCGGTGGCCACCAATAGCAATCAGCCTGTCCCCTCGCCTTATACCGGCGCGTTTGACCCGCGCCACATCCCCCGCATCCAGGCCGCGCCAGGGGCTATCAAAACCTGGCTGGAATTTTATCAAGCTCATCCTGACGCCTATTACGTGGCTTCAGGCGTTTTTCCAGAAATCACGGCCCAATAATTTGTAAGCCGTTCCTCAAAATAGTGGGGGTGTGTTTTATGGCTGAAGCAAAACACACCCTTTTTATTTTCTTTGCAAAACGTGGTTATTGCTGAATTTGCTTTTAAAATCTTGCCATCCTTGACTCCCCAATTTGAGACTCTTATGTTATAATTAGCTTTACATATTCATTTTACATATTATAATAAGAGTAGAATGATTTAGGGTAGTTGAGGTTATAAAAAGCTTTTAACTACAAAATTCTACGAATGATGTATTCCATATTCTGTATTGTAACCGGAGTGATGAGATATGCCGGTGAAAAAACTTCTGCTCCAATTGTGGCTCATCTTGATTTTATTGCTATTTGCTGTTTTGATAACAGCCTGTACAGATTCCCAGGCTGAAACAACGCCTTCAGCCGGAGTCCGCACCTGGCTTCTGGTCAAAGAGCCGGAACACCCCTTACCCCTGGATCGGAAGCCGGTCGCGGTCAGATCCCGGACCGAAGCCGGGGTGGGTGTTTCTCATGTGGAATTATATGCGCTCCAACTGCCCTCGGGCGAAACCAACCTGCTCATTCGCGCCGATCAGGCGCCTTTTGCCCAAACCTCGTTTACGGTTAACCAGACCTTTATTCCCACCCAAAGCGGGCATTATGTTATTCAGGTGAAAGGTTATAATCGCCTGGGCGAATCGGCAGAGTCGGATATTATCAGTTTTGATGTTGAATAAATTGCGATCACCCAGACAGAGGTTTATTTGGTAAGGAGACTCCAGGTGGTTAAGAAATCTTCTAAACTTAGCGTGATACTGACCCTACTATTGATAGCGCTACTCGTCATCTTACTGATGAGCGCCTGCGATACGATCAGCATTGGCGGAAGCCAGGAAACACCCGTTGGTCCCCCCAGTCCCGCTATTCTTGCCCCTGTCCCTGTTGCCGGTGAAACAATGGTCAAGGTTTTGCGCTATAGCCCGGTGCAAATCCAAAGTAGTCATTCGGGGCAAAACATTTCCAGAGTTGAACTGCATGTGCAAAAGCCGGGCCAGGCAAGCGGCGACCTCTTGCGCTCCGATGTTCCCGAAAATGGGGTTGTCACCCAAGAATGGATTCCTCAACAAGCGGGGGAACACCTCATTACCCTAAAAACTTTTTATACCAATGATCAACCCCCAAAAACGTTAACAACTTCAATTCAAGTGCTAGAGAGTCAAGCTGTAGCTGTGGCGGCTGTAGCTGCGGCCGGAGAACAGCCGACCACAGAGGTGGAACCAGGGCAGGAATTTCCGCCACCCACCCCCACCCCGCAACCCGGCCTTACCCCTGTGTCAGAAATTGCCGATGCTCAAATTGCCGTTGTTTCGGCAGAATTAGAGCCAACCACCGAGGCTACACCGGAGCGGCATTACCCCCCTCCACCTCCTGCGCCCGGCGTGCCTTATGGCCCTACCCAGACCGAGCTACCCAGTTTTGGCCCGCCCGTGTGTGATGCAGCCCAATCCATTGGCGTATACAGTGCCGATACCAGCCGCCGGGTGATGGTTATCGAACCCGACGATGTGCCGGCCAGAGCCGTGGGCGGGACAACGGTTCATAGAGGCTGGCGGCTGCAAAATATTGGCACCTGCACCTGGGGTCCCGGCTATGAATTGGCTTTTTATGGGGGACGGGCGATGGGTTCCGGCGGTGTTGCCTTTGAGTCGTTGTTTCCTACCGACCCTGGCCGGCGCAATGCTCTGGTTGATCAAAACCGCCTGGTTGTGCCGGAAGGCAAACCCAACCAAACTGCCGTATTAGAAGTGCTGCTCAATGTTCCCGTCACGCCGGGTATCCACCAGAGTTACTGGCGGATGCGCAATCCGCATGGCGTTTATTTTGGGCCTATTGTGGGTGTCACCTTTGAGGTTGTGCGCGAGTGCCAACACGGGGTTTATGGCGCGCCGGCCATTAACAAATTTGAAATTTTGGGGGTGGGGAATGTCTATAAACCCGATGACCCGGTCAGTGTCATCGGCAAACTTGGCGATGCCATTACCTTAGAATATAACGTGACCAATGCCACCAACTTTGACATTGTTATCGAGGATCCCACCGGAAATATCCAATCCACTTCCACGCCAGATCCAAGCGGGCGGATCAGTTTTACCCCCAAAACGCTTGGCCGGCACGTAGTAACCCTGTACGCCGACAATGGCTCCTGCACCGTTCCCGCGCAAGTATTTGTAGAGGTGATTCCGCCTGATGGCGAACAATTCCGGCTGGACATCATCGCCGCCAGTTGTGCCACTAAAATTTCAGCTGCATATGTGCCCACAAATTCGGTCAGAGTGGAATGGAATCACTACAACCAAGATGTGGATCAGGTCACTTTAGTGGCCGAACTCTATAGAAGAACCTACGCCGAATATTGCCCCATTGTGGATAATATATTTGGCTGGAAAGGCCATTGTTATATGACCTGGAATTGGGAACGGGTATCTCCCCAACCTGTACCTCCCCTTGGCCTTGGCGTTAACGAAGCCCAGGGAGCGGCAGTGGTGACCAATTTAGAACAAAGGCTATGTCCGGCTTCCGTCTCCGCTACAGAACAATACGGTATTCGTTATGTTGCCCGCGCCCAAATCAACGGCCGGGCCGCCGCCCCAGAATTTAGCAACACGGTTGACTGCATCTGCTCTTCATCTCCTTCCACCCTGCCCACCGAACTTGACGCCAGCGGAGCCGGCGAGTTCAACCCGGTCAATTAGAATGAAAGACCCTGAATATTTACCACCTTTCCGTCGTTCGTCATTGGTCATTCGTTAAAGTTGAATTCTGGCGCTTTATGAACCATCCCCATGAGGCAACAAAAAACCCACCACAAATTGGTGGGTTTTTTGTTGTGAGCGGGCGATGGGATTTGAACCCACGACCTTCTCCTTGGCAAGGAGACGTTCTACCACTGAACTACACCCGCGGACGGACAGGGGCGGCAGGACTTGAACCCGCAACCTGCGGTTTTGGAGACCGCTGCTCTGCCAGTTGAGCTACACCCCTCGGTAAAGAATGATGAAGAGGGAAGGATGAAGGCGGAAATTTTTTCATCCCTCGTCCTTCATCCCTCATCCTTGGAGTAGCGGGGGTGGGAGTCGAACCCACGACCTCCAGGTTATGAGCCTGGCGAGCTGCCTCTGCTCCACCCCGCAGCAATATGATTGTCGCTAATGATGAACTTTGTACCCCCGATTCTGTTACAGAAAAGCTCTAGCTTTTCCCGCCGTCATCTGTCTCACCCTTTAACAGGGCGGCAACGCCTGGCCTGAAGGGTGTTACCCCACCTCACCATTGTTGCTGCGGTGAGGCCGAACCTTTATCAGCCCGGCCCACTCACCTTGCTCTCGATTGCACGCTCGCCCAGCCGGTTCCGTTGCCAGATACCGCTGGTAGGCTCTTACCCTACCGTTTCACCCATTACCTTTTAACAAGCTCAGGGCTAACCTTGAGTTTAACAAAAGGCTGGTTTGCTCTCTGTTGCGGTTGTAGTCACCTTGTTCAGCAGGTGCCCTCACTTACTGTTTCGTGAGGCAATCTTGGGCCTGGCAGTCAGGCCCTGAGAGTCGGGAAGTTCCTCTACCCGGTTCAAGCAACCGGATAGCGACGGCACAGCTCATCATCAAAGATTATATTGTTAAAGGACGTTTTGAGAGAATACTCTCTCCGTATGCCCAGGCGTCCCCGGCAGGACTCGAACCTGCGGCCTTTTGGTCCGCAACCAAATGCTCTATCCAACTGAGCTACGGAGACACAACGTTTACGCCCCAACAGCAGGGGAGATTATAGCATGCTTCAGAATACGTGTCAACTATGATTTTTATCCAATTGGCATCTCAGATTAAAATCCGGTTTGCCAGCAAGGTAATTACAAGGCATAATATCAACCGCTTAAAGCTAAGGATTTTATGCCCTCCTTATCAGGCTTGTTAGGCTTGTTCTCAAGCCTCCGAGTTATTTTGGGGACGCCGACTTAAAACTCATTTTGGGCAACTTAGGCAAATCGGGGCTTAACTTATGAACGGACGACACCGGATCTATAAAACCAAATCGGTAGGGTTTTTGGCCGCAGGCATGGTGTTGACCGTGGCCTGGGCCATTAGCGCCACCGGCTGGGTTAAAGACGGATTGGATATTGTGGTTTATGTGGGCCTGGCCGCAGTGATTATTGGCCTGATGTTGGCCCGCAGTTTATTGCCCGGCAGTATTGCCCATCTCTTCAGCATCGTCATCGGTGTAGCTTGCTCTTTTTGGACGACCAGCCGCCTGCTGCCAGACCAGTATACCTGGCCGGAACGGTGGGAAGACCTCATGTTTCGCCTGAATTATTGGTATAACCAGGCCATCCAGGGTGGCGTTAGCCACGACAACTTGATGTTTATCTTGCAAATGGGCGTTATTGTGTGGGCGATGGGCTACCTGACCATCTGGTTTGTTTTTCGTTCTGGCAAAGTGTGGCACGCCATTGTGCCGGGCGGGTTGGTGCTCATTATCAATCTCTATTATGCCCCCAAAGATATCACCTTTTGGTTTCTCATCTATCTGTTGCTTTCCTTGCTGTTGGTCATCCGTTTTAACCTGTTCAATCAAGAGGCAAAATGGCGCACCGAGGGCGTTTTCTTTCAGCCCGACATCAGCTTTGACTTTTTACGAGATGGCCTGATCTTCTCGGCCCTGGTCATTGGCCTGGCCTGGATTACGCCCCCGGTGCTGACGGAAACCCCGGACCTTTTTGAGGAATTTCAAGGCACCTGGCACGATTTGCAAAGTCACTGGAATCGCCTCTATGCCGATTTGAACTATCGCGATCCGGGCCAAATTGGTACATTTGGCCAATCGTTTACCCTGGGCGGGCCGCGCCAACTGACCGATGAGCCAATCATGGACGTTAACCTTACCGGCGGGTCAGGTGGTTACTGGCGGGCCACCGTCTACGACGAATACACCGGCCTGGGTTGGCGCAACACCGACGAGGCATCGGCTACCTTTGGCCCCGAGGACCGGCTGGCCCTACCTGTCTTTGACGCCCGCTATCCGGTTACCCAAACTTATACCTTTTACCATGATGGTTCGGTTGCTCTTTATGCCATAAACCACCCGATCCGGTTGGATCGTTCGGCTAAAGTTACATTCAACGCCATTCCCTCCACGTCCAGCGCGCCCGGCCAACGGCCAAGCTGGTCTGGTTCCGAAGGGCCGTGGGTGGAGGAGATCACCTATATTCGCAGCAACGCGGCCGTGGACCGGGGCGAAAGTTATCGGGTGGTTTCAGCCGCCAGTGGGGCCACCGTGGAGCAACTGCAAACAGCCGGCGCCGCCTACCCGGCCTGGGTCACCGAACGTTATCTACAAATCCCCAGTACCGTCACCGCCCGCACCCGCCAATTGGCCCGCGAGCTGACCGCGCCTTTTGACAACCCCTTTGCCCAGGCCGAGGCCATTGAACGTTACCTGCGTAACGCGCTTGAGTACAACGAGCAAATTGACGCTCCCCCGCCCGAGGTGGATAAAGTAGATTATATCCTCTTTGAGCTTAAACAGGCCTATTGTGACTATTATGCTTCGGCGATGGTCATCATGCTGCGGGCGGAGGGTATTCCGGCTCGCCTGGCAGTGGGGTTTGCCCAGGGTGATTTTGATAGAGAACAAGATGTTTTCCACGTGGTCAACGCCGACGCCCATTCCTGGGTGGAGGTCTACTTTCCCAAATACGGCTGGGTTGAGTTTGAACCTACGGCGGCCCAACCTCGCATTGTTCGTCCCATTGCGGCAGACGACGATTCTGCTCTGGCCGATAATGGCCCTGCTCCTGAAAACCTGCCTGAGAGCGATAGAATTCCGGGCCACCTGGAAAACATTCCCATTGATGAAGAGATAGGCGGCGGCCAGTTGCCCCTGCTCACCCTGAATTTATCCTGGTTGGGTTTTCAAATCAGTATCCCCCGTTCATCAGTTAAGGGCGGGCTGACCTTTATGGGCGTCGTCCTATTGGCCGGGCTGGCCGGAGCGGGTTTCTGGTGGTGCCAACAACAAAGTCAAGCCGCTAAAAATATCTTCAGCCTTTACCAAAATATGGTCAGGCTGGCCGGTTGGATGGGAGCGGCCCTTCGTCCCTGGCACACTCCCTACGAACACACTGCCATTATCCAGCGGCACTTGCCGGCTCACCAGCATGAAGTGGAAACAATTACCAAGGAATATGTGCACCAAACCTTCAGCCCGGCCGGGGCAAAAAATAGGGACGCAGCTCAACCTGTCGCCCCCACGGTCTCCATCGAAAGCAGCCTGGCCTGGCGCCGCCTGCGCCCGGAGATGATCAAACTGGCCTTAAAACGGCGCTGGCCGTGGTAAACCGTTTGTGTTGGCTGACAACCCTCCCCCATACAACTTCAATTGATTTGCAAAATTTATTGAATTGACATAAAATATAGGTGACATAATATTTTTGTCTTACCATCATCCGGCTTTTTTAAAGTCGGGGCGAAGGTTTAGTCAATAAGGCCAGGAAGGAGCCAAGCATGGAAGAAGGTGGTGGTCCCAATAGATTGTTCCTTATTTTAGCCATTTCTTTGGTGGGATTATTAGTCCTGGGCCTGCTGGGAGTGGGCGGCGTTTTTGTCATTCGCCAGAATCTCCAGGGACAAGAGGTAGCCTCGCGTCCAACCCCCACCTTGATCATCCGCCTGCCTAATCCCACTGCCACACCCACGCCTTTAAGAATGAACCCCACCGATACCCCGGCCCCCACGCCCACCAATACCCCCGTGATCAGCCCCGGTAGCGGAGAAGAAGCGGCCGTGGGCGGCGGGCAGGCTAAAAATACGCCCGCGCCCCAACCTTCGCCCACACGCACGCCTTTGCCTGCCGCCGAAACGGCCAGCACCACGGTGGTGCCGGAAACCGGCGCGGGCGGGTTGGAGCTTGTGCTGGCCGCCGCCGGCCTGATTGCCGTATTTTTCATCGCCCGGCGTTTGAGAATGGCCGCGTAAAAAACAAATCATTAACAATATGATCAAGTAGGGACGTTATCAACGTCCCTTTTTGTTTCTCCTACTTCCGCGTTAACACGGCTCTAACAAAAGTCTAACATAATTCTAACATCCCTCCCTTATAATAGACCTAAGCATTTTGCTACAAAATTTGTCTGAACAATTAAACTCCAATCTTGGTCCTGTCTAAGAGCTTATCTGAAAAGCCTAATATGTCATTTCGAGCGTAGCGAGAAATCCCTACGGCGTGCAGTTTTCCGGCGAGATTACAGGGATTTCTCGGCCTAAGGCCTCGAAACGACATGCTTTTCAAACAGCTTCTAAGATAACTTTATTGGGGAGGTAAAAAATAATGAACCTGAATAAATTCACAGAAAAAGCGCAGGAGGCCGTGCTTGAAGCGCAGCGCCTGGCGCAAGATTATAGTCATAGCGAAATTTTACCCGGTCATCTGCTGCTGGCCTTACTCCGGCAAGAAGGCGGCGTGGTGCCCCAAATTGCGCATCACCTGTCGGTCAATCCTGACGCGCTGGCCCAAAGCCTGGAAACCGACTTGAACAGCGCGGCCAAAGTTTACGGCGGCTCGCAGCCCGGCCTGTCGCGCGCGTTAAACAATGCCCTGCGCGAGGCCGAAAAAGTGGCCGGCAAAATGAAAGACGATTACGTGTCTACCGAACACTTACTGCTGGCGCTAACCGAATCCGGCGGCAATGACGAACGCTTGTTGCGGCAAAACGGCCTCACCCGCGATGCCGTATTGCAGGCCCTTACCCAAATCCGTGGCACCCAGCGAGTGACCAGCCAGAACCCGGAAAGCACCTACGAAGCCCTGCTTAAATATGGCCGCGACCTGACCGACCTGGCCCGCAAAGGCAAAGTGGACCCGGTGATTGGCCGCGACGACGAGATCCGGCGGGTGGTGCAGGTGCTCAGCCG
This window contains:
- a CDS encoding HAD family phosphatase, which produces MVALGRHKTCPYTTEILEEPILLFVAICLLNLMPVKLLASDLDGTLVADLNTIPPRTLAAVRAATEQGVYVVIATGREYRVTQKFVRMLGLTTPVICFQGALTYNPQTDETIAGEGLPLPLAHQLIDLARFYDLALNLYYDGKVYAEKVTAQSRTMFNQTGALLEQVADLKEATTSAPVKGMIIHPAAEAEAMTAQLRAELGDNVSVFRSLDYVIEVTSPNVSKGKALARLATYYHIPQSQVMAIGDQDNDVEMIAWAGLGVAMGNASPGAKAAADYIAPSVQAEGAAWAIERFILGEQ
- a CDS encoding maleylpyruvate isomerase family mycothiol-dependent enzyme, which gives rise to MKRDSLKPVEPILVVELFPRERDHLLTLLARLSPEEWNRPTACAGWSVKDVALHLLGDDIGLLSRAPDFKFKPIAGVESWQDLVAFINHNNKLWVQAMRRMSTGLLVELLAFTGQKVYQRLRSLDLFALGSPVSWAGPHLAPIWLDVAREYTERWMHHQHIREAVHQPGLKEPSFFGPVLATFGRALPHTYRTIAAPKGAVIKVVISGEAGGTWLLLKEDEGWGLYQGQAENFNTLVTMDQEFTWRLFTKGIRRDEAEKSILIEGNRALALPILDAVAIIA
- a CDS encoding threonylcarbamoyl-AMP synthase translates to MSQILSAASPKAIRLARRLLQEGGVVAFPTDTVYGVGANAFERFAVRQIFTVKQRPQHKSLPVFIYQIDDLNLVARAVPNRAWPLLQKFWPGALTVVLPKNPALPRDVTAGQETVAVRIPDHPVCLELVIRLGRPLAVTSANLSGRPTPVTAQGVAEQLGESLPLVLDGGPSPAARPSTIIDLSRTPPRLLRQGPISAAALREFLPDLQTDEDS
- a CDS encoding threonine/serine dehydratase, whose product is MDILNEILRAETRIRAYTRETMLAYSPYLSQLGRAKVYCKLENLQYTGSFKARGAMNKVLSLTAAARERGVVTASTGNHGAAVARSAQTVHATGLVFVPENASPVKVQAIERLGATVRYYGQDCMETEYYARQFAVEHELVYVPPYNDAQVIGGQGTIGLELTRQLERIGAVFVSLGGGGLISGIAGYLKAVQPDVQIIACSPENSQVMIQSVQAGKIMDVPSRPTLSDGTAGGVEAGSITFELCQELVDEYVTVTEAEIKESLRLFIETEHMLIEGAAAVAVAAYVKTRHRWAGQNVVIVICGGNISLEMLKQVLLD
- a CDS encoding transglutaminase domain-containing protein, which gives rise to MNGRHRIYKTKSVGFLAAGMVLTVAWAISATGWVKDGLDIVVYVGLAAVIIGLMLARSLLPGSIAHLFSIVIGVACSFWTTSRLLPDQYTWPERWEDLMFRLNYWYNQAIQGGVSHDNLMFILQMGVIVWAMGYLTIWFVFRSGKVWHAIVPGGLVLIINLYYAPKDITFWFLIYLLLSLLLVIRFNLFNQEAKWRTEGVFFQPDISFDFLRDGLIFSALVIGLAWITPPVLTETPDLFEEFQGTWHDLQSHWNRLYADLNYRDPGQIGTFGQSFTLGGPRQLTDEPIMDVNLTGGSGGYWRATVYDEYTGLGWRNTDEASATFGPEDRLALPVFDARYPVTQTYTFYHDGSVALYAINHPIRLDRSAKVTFNAIPSTSSAPGQRPSWSGSEGPWVEEITYIRSNAAVDRGESYRVVSAASGATVEQLQTAGAAYPAWVTERYLQIPSTVTARTRQLARELTAPFDNPFAQAEAIERYLRNALEYNEQIDAPPPEVDKVDYILFELKQAYCDYYASAMVIMLRAEGIPARLAVGFAQGDFDREQDVFHVVNADAHSWVEVYFPKYGWVEFEPTAAQPRIVRPIAADDDSALADNGPAPENLPESDRIPGHLENIPIDEEIGGGQLPLLTLNLSWLGFQISIPRSSVKGGLTFMGVVLLAGLAGAGFWWCQQQSQAAKNIFSLYQNMVRLAGWMGAALRPWHTPYEHTAIIQRHLPAHQHEVETITKEYVHQTFSPAGAKNRDAAQPVAPTVSIESSLAWRRLRPEMIKLALKRRWPW